The following coding sequences are from one Ornithorhynchus anatinus isolate Pmale09 chromosome 11, mOrnAna1.pri.v4, whole genome shotgun sequence window:
- the IL34 gene encoding interleukin-34 isoform X3, with amino-acid sequence MSASSQGFCGRSYSTRTASSTRIGVPYGMVLRLANVTRLQKAEVAVSTQRLLWASVSLDALSAIQEVLMEEHPSWNYISEIILLLSTVKQNVVRNPMDTATHSLASSRVPDSGRKPVRPKALLDNCFRVMELLYWSCCKQNSTRDWDVCGRRAPETGPIAV; translated from the exons CACAGGGATTCTGCGGAAGAAGCTACAGTACGAGAACCGCCTCCTCTACACG GATTGGCGTGCCCTATGGAATGGTGCTACGGCTGGCCAACGTCACCCGCCTG CAGAAGGCAGAGGTGGCCGTGTCAACCCAGCGGCTTCTGTGGGCGTCTGTGAGTTTGGACGCCCTGTCCGCCATCCAGGAAGTGCTAATGGAGGAACACCCATCCTGGAACTACATCAGTGAGATCATCTTACTTCTGAGCACGGTCAAGCAAAATGTAGTG CGGAACCCGATGGATACAGCAACCCACTCTCTGGCTTCCTCCCGGGTCCCGGACAGTGGCCGGAAGCCGGTGCGGCCCAAAGCCCTGCTGGATAACTGCTTCCGAGTCATGGAGCTGCTGTACTGGTCGTGTT GTAAGCAGAACTCCACCAGAGATTGGGACGTGTGTGGCCGCCGCGCCCCAGAGACTGGTCCGATCGCGGTATAA